In a single window of the Ignavibacteria bacterium genome:
- the lepB gene encoding signal peptidase I, with protein sequence MASTLGKKTQKKKPVSSLEEKAKSFGSLVLTLIVVLFVQSFFIQGYSTPTGSMLNTILIGDKMFFNQFLYGGSTPRNIPFTEIRLPYIQLPAIRDPRKEDIVNFEFPGNREEVDASMKVQYLKRCVGEPGDTIEIKDAILYVNGNKFPETPAMQYSFRVYFDSTKMNFNKFFGILQNSEFLEKYEITDLRQVRIDSNEFRKKYLVVPLPIKTVEEFRRLPYVKSAELNFQPANKPDLDIFPKNKLWNRDNYGPLRVPVKGDVVTIDAANYGEWDTFIKREGHNIELRGGKVFIDNKETDKYTVENNYYFMMGDNRHNSLDSRFWGFVKREAMVGKAWFTYFSWNSEIPFSDFGKLLGSIRWDRIGMPIK encoded by the coding sequence ATGGCAAGTACATTAGGTAAAAAAACACAAAAGAAAAAACCGGTAAGCTCACTTGAGGAAAAAGCAAAAAGCTTTGGCTCACTGGTATTGACCCTGATAGTGGTGTTATTCGTTCAGTCTTTCTTTATTCAGGGTTACAGCACGCCAACCGGCTCAATGTTAAATACAATCCTCATTGGCGATAAAATGTTTTTTAACCAGTTTTTATATGGCGGTTCAACACCCAGGAATATCCCATTTACAGAAATAAGGCTGCCGTATATCCAGCTTCCGGCTATACGCGATCCTCGGAAGGAAGATATTGTGAATTTCGAGTTCCCCGGCAACCGCGAGGAAGTTGATGCTTCGATGAAAGTTCAATATTTAAAACGCTGCGTGGGTGAGCCCGGTGATACTATCGAAATTAAGGACGCCATTTTGTATGTTAACGGGAATAAATTCCCTGAAACACCTGCGATGCAATATTCATTTAGAGTTTATTTCGACTCTACCAAAATGAATTTTAATAAATTTTTCGGAATACTTCAAAACTCAGAATTTTTAGAAAAGTATGAAATTACCGATTTAAGACAAGTCCGGATTGATTCAAATGAGTTTAGAAAAAAATATCTTGTAGTTCCTCTCCCTATTAAAACTGTTGAAGAATTCAGGAGACTACCCTATGTTAAATCTGCTGAATTGAATTTTCAGCCTGCAAATAAGCCGGATTTGGACATTTTTCCCAAAAACAAATTATGGAACCGCGATAACTACGGTCCGCTGCGCGTACCTGTGAAGGGCGATGTTGTAACAATTGATGCCGCAAACTATGGTGAGTGGGATACCTTCATAAAGCGTGAAGGGCATAATATAGAGCTCCGCGGCGGTAAGGTATTTATTGATAACAAGGAAACTGATAAATATACCGTCGAAAACAATTATTATTTTATGATGGGCGATAACCGCCATAATTCACTTGATAGCAGGTTCTGGGGATTTGTAAAGCGCGAAGCAATGGTTGGCAAGGCATGGTTCACATATTTTTCATGGAATTCAGAAATTCCGTTCAGTGATTTTGGCAAACTTCTCGGCTCTATCCGCTGGGATAGGATCGGAATGCCGATAAAGTAA